Proteins from a genomic interval of Spirochaetota bacterium:
- a CDS encoding restriction endonuclease → MSSQAGFALRGRNPDVLTCIANLSNDEVFTPPEFANRMLDTLADAWAAAHNGADLWADSSVRFLDPCTKSGVFLREITSRLTKGLAGEMPDLERRVNHILTTQVFGIGITHLTSLLARRSLYCSKHAKGTHSIAKSFAGDDGNIWFDRMEHTWVDGRCVFCGASQKALDRGEGFESHAYAFIHTRDIKFRVTELFGGDMQFDVIIGNPPYQLDDGGYGTSAAPIYQLFVEKALDLDPRFAVFVTPSRWMAGGKGLDKYRERMLSDKRLRDIVDYPKLYEGFPGVKIRGGISYFLWVRDYNGPCAVQTIWDGLPTGPAIARYLDAYDILVRRNEAVPILEKVRAKGEPTLASRVSSRKPFGLPTNFKGKSSASGLSKPVRLFENQRVGWIASENITINPTWIDAWKVLMTAVQGTSAAVENKFLSKPIIAEPGTACTETYLVAGRFDTEVEARNYARYLRTRFVRFLVSLRKSTQHATRDVYSFVPDLSLDQEWTDAKLYKRYGLTKEEINFIESQVAEHDDAAPDETVADEGDNE, encoded by the coding sequence ATGAGCTCCCAGGCAGGTTTTGCGCTGCGCGGCCGGAACCCGGACGTGCTCACGTGCATCGCCAACCTCTCAAATGACGAAGTCTTCACGCCTCCCGAGTTTGCGAACCGGATGCTGGACACGCTGGCCGACGCGTGGGCGGCCGCCCACAACGGCGCAGACCTCTGGGCAGATAGTTCTGTGCGGTTCCTAGACCCCTGCACGAAGTCGGGCGTCTTCCTTCGTGAAATCACCAGCCGCCTCACCAAGGGCCTGGCCGGCGAGATGCCGGACCTTGAGCGACGCGTCAATCACATCCTGACGACGCAGGTGTTCGGCATTGGTATCACGCACCTCACGAGCCTGCTTGCGCGGCGCAGTCTGTATTGCTCAAAGCACGCGAAAGGTACGCACTCCATTGCCAAGTCGTTTGCCGGCGACGATGGAAACATCTGGTTTGATCGGATGGAGCATACGTGGGTGGATGGCAGGTGCGTATTTTGTGGCGCGAGCCAGAAGGCGCTTGATCGAGGCGAAGGATTTGAGTCGCACGCCTATGCGTTTATTCACACCCGCGACATCAAATTTAGAGTAACAGAGTTGTTCGGAGGCGATATGCAGTTCGATGTGATCATCGGGAATCCGCCGTATCAGTTGGACGATGGCGGTTACGGCACGAGCGCGGCGCCGATATACCAGTTGTTTGTGGAAAAGGCGCTCGACCTCGACCCGCGCTTTGCGGTCTTTGTGACGCCATCGCGCTGGATGGCCGGGGGCAAGGGACTTGACAAGTACCGGGAACGGATGCTTTCTGACAAGCGCCTGCGGGATATTGTAGACTACCCGAAGCTTTATGAGGGTTTTCCGGGTGTGAAGATTCGAGGCGGCATCTCTTACTTCCTATGGGTCCGTGACTATAACGGGCCATGCGCGGTGCAAACTATCTGGGATGGGCTGCCGACCGGCCCCGCCATTGCGCGCTACCTCGATGCATACGACATTCTAGTGCGACGGAATGAGGCAGTGCCAATTTTGGAGAAGGTTAGGGCGAAGGGTGAACCGACCCTAGCCTCGCGTGTTTCCAGCAGAAAGCCGTTTGGTCTTCCCACCAACTTCAAGGGCAAGTCATCCGCATCGGGCTTAAGCAAGCCAGTTCGTCTCTTTGAGAATCAGCGCGTCGGATGGATCGCCAGCGAAAACATCACCATTAATCCCACATGGATTGATGCGTGGAAGGTGCTTATGACAGCGGTCCAGGGCACGAGTGCGGCAGTCGAGAATAAATTTCTAAGCAAACCAATCATTGCAGAGCCTGGAACTGCGTGTACAGAGACATACCTGGTGGCCGGTCGTTTTGATACAGAGGTGGAAGCTCGGAATTACGCACGATATCTCCGAACACGTTTCGTGCGCTTCCTTGTATCACTCCGAAAATCCACACAACACGCCACTCGCGACGTTTATTCTTTTGTGCCGGATTTGTCCCTTGACCAGGAATGGACAGACGCTAAACTCTACAAGCGGTATGGACTTACCAAGGAGGAGATAAATTTCATCGAGTCACAAGTAGCTGAACACGACGATGCAGCGCCCGATGAAACCGTCGCTGATGAAGGCGATAATGAATAA
- a CDS encoding Fic family protein has protein sequence MTPLEKFYTEDPGWHEKIGGIHALIERVKISEEHSGDVLHLRKRSRILSIHSSTAIEGNRLNLGQVTDIINGKPVWGPPEDIKEVQNAWNAYNEMTGYDPWTAGDLLRAHAHLTDALIGESGRFRTVGVAVVRGDGVVMHRGSPAEQVPALVEQLLYWGKTGEAHPLIKSSAVHYMLEYIHPFRDGNGRIGRLWQTLILSKWNPLFAWMPVETLIHHNQALYYQALQDSHAGTVDCRPFIDFMLDAISNSLYRYIDAATETALDVGENDGVNVGVNDQILELLRQEPRLTARELATLLNKTTRTIERRLKMLREQGRVQRVGSDKAGHWEIIERPS, from the coding sequence GTGACGCCGCTTGAGAAGTTCTACACGGAAGACCCCGGGTGGCACGAAAAGATCGGCGGCATTCACGCCCTGATCGAGCGTGTCAAGATCAGCGAGGAACATTCCGGTGACGTTCTGCATCTGCGCAAGCGGAGTCGCATTCTCTCGATTCATTCCTCCACCGCCATCGAGGGCAACCGGCTCAACCTGGGCCAGGTGACCGACATAATCAACGGCAAGCCCGTCTGGGGGCCGCCCGAGGACATCAAAGAGGTGCAGAACGCCTGGAATGCCTACAACGAAATGACCGGCTATGACCCCTGGACGGCGGGCGACCTGCTACGGGCCCACGCGCACCTGACCGACGCCCTCATCGGGGAGTCGGGCCGGTTCCGCACGGTCGGCGTGGCCGTCGTGCGCGGCGACGGCGTGGTGATGCACCGCGGCTCCCCGGCGGAACAGGTCCCTGCCCTGGTCGAACAGCTCCTGTACTGGGGGAAGACCGGCGAAGCGCATCCACTCATCAAGAGTTCCGCCGTCCATTACATGCTGGAATACATCCATCCCTTCCGTGACGGCAACGGCAGAATCGGGCGGCTATGGCAGACTCTGATTCTTTCCAAATGGAATCCGCTGTTCGCCTGGATGCCGGTAGAAACCCTTATCCATCACAACCAGGCGCTTTACTATCAAGCGCTGCAGGATTCGCACGCCGGCACTGTGGATTGCCGTCCGTTCATCGACTTCATGCTCGATGCAATCAGCAATTCGTTGTACAGGTATATTGACGCGGCAACGGAAACGGCGCTTGATGTCGGTGAAAATGACGGTGTAAATGTCGGTGTAAATGATCAAATTTTGGAGCTTTTACGGCAAGAACCCCGATTGACGGCCAGGGAATTGGCCACATTGCTCAATAAAACCACTCGCACGATCGAACGCCGTCTCAAGATGCTTCGCGAACAGGGCCGCGTACAACGAGTAGGTTCCGACAAGGCCGGCCACTGGGAAATCATCGAGAGGCCGTCATGA